The Limosilactobacillus panis DNA segment AACTGCCACCAAACTTTACAACTTTCATTTCTTAAGAACTCCTTCTGGAAAACGCTAGTAAATGCTAATTTTCCGTAAACAATTTTAATCGAATTCTAACATGTTTCGCCAAACATGCAAGTAAAATAATTTTGGCATGATGATGATTAAACGTTTTACTAAATGATGAAAATGAGGAGATCCTTTCCAGACCTCATTATCCCTATTGACTTTCTCATTATTTTTTTATAAGCTTAATACAAATCGAAGAGGTGCAGCCAACACAAGTAGGGTAATGGAGCCACTGTCGGGCAGTGAAGTTACCTCAACAGGGCGGTTGCCGAAGTGCTTGACTTGACAGGAGCCAGGTTAACTGGGGCGTGGTTGAATAAGCCATGGACTGTCGCAGGACGAATATCAGCCTGCGTTGCGCTATCGACAAATGAGAATGGAACTTAGTCCACTGTTTGTTCTGCGCAAACAGTGGATTTTTTATTGGTCGACTTCCCCGGCAACATGAATTGGAGGAATTGATTATGAATGAACAGATTACTGCTGATCAGCTCAATGAAAGAGGGCACTTGCTAATCGGGGGCTGTGATGCGATTGAGTTAGCTCATGAGTATCAGACACCGCTGGTCGTTTATGATGTTAGCCAGATTCGCCAACAGATTCGCGCCTTTAAACGAGTCTTTGAAGAAAACGATGTTTCATACGCGGTTTCTTACGCTAGCAAGGCCTTTGCCGCCGTCGCGATGTACCAGGTGGTTAACCAGGAGGGCGCTCACATTGACGTGGTCTCTGGTGGTGAAATGTATACCGCTATTCAGGCTGGTTTCCCCATGGAACGGGCTAGCTTTCACGGCAATAACAAGTCATATGATGAACTGGTGATGGCGGTTAAGAACCACGTGGGGGTAATCGTCGTTGACAACTTTCACGAAATTGACCTCCTAAGTCAGGTTTTAAACGAGCTGGGTGCTCGGACAAAGGTAATGATTCGAATCACGCCTGGTATCTCTGCCCACACTAATAAGTACATTCAGACCGGCCAAGTCGACAGTAAGTTTGGTTTTGACCTTGCTTCTGGTCAAGCGGATGAAGCCCTGCAAAGGGTATTAGCTAATTCGCGGATGGACCTCATTGGCCTGCACGCTCATATTGGATCGCAGATTTTTGAAGTCGCGGGCTTTGAAGGGGTGGCGAATAAGCTGGTTAAGGTTGCTGACCACTGGCAAAAGAAGTTTGGCTACCAGGCAAAGGTAATCAATGTGGGTGGTGGCTTTGGAATTCGCTACGTTAAGGATGACCAGCCCCTCCGTCCTGAGCAATTTGTTGATGCCATCATCAAGGCAATTAAGAAGGCTGTTAAGCCAACAAACTTGGGAAAACCAGCGATCTGGATTGAACCGGGACGGTCAATCGTTGGGCCAGCCGGTTATAACCTTTACACGGTGGGGTCAAGGAAGGACCTCCCCGGACTGAAATCGTACGTCACGGTTGATGGAGGAATGGGTGATAACATTCGTCCAGCTCTCTACCAGGCCAAGTATGAAACGGTTCTGGCCAGTGATCCGCAAGCACCACTTACTGAGCACGTGCGCTTAGCCGGCAAGTACTGTGAATCTGGCGATATCCTATGTCAAGACCAAGCTCTGCCGAAAACTAAACCGGGTGATATTCTGGCCATGCTAGATACGGGTGCTTACGGTTATTCAATGGCCTCAAACTATAATCGGAACCCACGTCCGGCCGTAGTTTTTGCGGAAAACGGTCATTCGCAGGTGGTTATTAAAAGAGAATCTTTTGCGGACCTAACTCACCTGGACCAACCTTACGAATAAAATTAATCCATTATATAGGAAGAAAGAGGAATAAAAAATGGCAAAACTAGATGCACAAGCAATCATTAACTACATTGGTAATGCTCCCAAGAAAACCCCAGTGAAGGTGATTCTAAAGGGAGATATTGACGGACTAACTTTTCCAGAGAGCCTGCAGGTATTTCCGGAAAAACAGACCGCCACGCTATTTGGTGACTGGGCTGATGTTAAGCCTTTCCTAGAAGAAAATAAGGAGAAGGTTACCGACTACCATATTGAAAATGACGCCCGTAATTCAGCCGTACCATTACTCAATTTGAAGGAGATTAACGCCCGAATCGAACCAGGGGCAATCATTCGTGAGAAGGTCCTAATCGGTGATAATGCCGTTATTATGATGGGGGCAATTATCAACATTGGTGCTGAGATCGGTGCTGACTCGATGATTGACATGGGAGCGGTCCTCGGTGGCCGTGCCATTGTTGGTAAGCATTGCCACATCGGTGCAGGAACCGTCTTAGCAGGTGTAGTTGAACCGGCAAGTGCCCGACCAGTGCGGATTGATGACAACGTTTTAATTGGGGCAAACGCTGTTGTAATTGAAGGTGTCCACGTTGGTGAGGGTGCCGTCGTAGCTGCCGGGGCAATTGTTACCCACGATGTTGCTCCC contains these protein-coding regions:
- the lysA gene encoding diaminopimelate decarboxylase produces the protein MNEQITADQLNERGHLLIGGCDAIELAHEYQTPLVVYDVSQIRQQIRAFKRVFEENDVSYAVSYASKAFAAVAMYQVVNQEGAHIDVVSGGEMYTAIQAGFPMERASFHGNNKSYDELVMAVKNHVGVIVVDNFHEIDLLSQVLNELGARTKVMIRITPGISAHTNKYIQTGQVDSKFGFDLASGQADEALQRVLANSRMDLIGLHAHIGSQIFEVAGFEGVANKLVKVADHWQKKFGYQAKVINVGGGFGIRYVKDDQPLRPEQFVDAIIKAIKKAVKPTNLGKPAIWIEPGRSIVGPAGYNLYTVGSRKDLPGLKSYVTVDGGMGDNIRPALYQAKYETVLASDPQAPLTEHVRLAGKYCESGDILCQDQALPKTKPGDILAMLDTGAYGYSMASNYNRNPRPAVVFAENGHSQVVIKRESFADLTHLDQPYE
- the dapD gene encoding 2,3,4,5-tetrahydropyridine-2,6-dicarboxylate N-acetyltransferase — its product is MAKLDAQAIINYIGNAPKKTPVKVILKGDIDGLTFPESLQVFPEKQTATLFGDWADVKPFLEENKEKVTDYHIENDARNSAVPLLNLKEINARIEPGAIIREKVLIGDNAVIMMGAIINIGAEIGADSMIDMGAVLGGRAIVGKHCHIGAGTVLAGVVEPASARPVRIDDNVLIGANAVVIEGVHVGEGAVVAAGAIVTHDVAPHTMVAGVPAKFIKNVDQQTSDKTALQGDLRKL